One genomic region from Candidatus Thermoplasmatota archaeon encodes:
- a CDS encoding thiolase family protein, whose translation MDVVLAAACRTPVGKFNGSLRDVGAVELGAIAVREAVARAGLSPADVDEVVMGNVLQAGLGQNPARQAALKAGLPETVSAYTVNKVCGSSLKAVMLAAASVRAGDASIVVAGGMESMTNAPYLLRHARGGYRLGDGILVDGMIYDGLLDAYNGFHMGRTGEIVAQRFQISREEADRFALESHRRAQAASEGGDFKEEVVPVPLPGGGTLTRDEGIRSDTTLERLARLKPVFKEDGIVTAGNASQISDGGAAVVVASREAAEDRGLPVLARVRGSNTAGVRPDLVMEAPIYGARSLLDRLDLGIDDIDQFEHNEAFATASCAVRQELRVPPDRFNPYGGAVALGHPLGASGARILTTLVHALHRKNKRRGLVTLCLGGGNAVSMVVER comes from the coding sequence ATGGATGTCGTTCTTGCCGCCGCCTGCCGCACGCCCGTGGGCAAGTTCAACGGTTCGCTGCGCGACGTGGGGGCCGTCGAGCTGGGCGCGATCGCCGTCCGTGAGGCGGTCGCCCGCGCAGGGCTTTCTCCGGCCGACGTCGACGAGGTCGTCATGGGCAACGTCCTCCAAGCCGGCCTGGGACAGAATCCCGCGCGACAGGCCGCCTTGAAGGCCGGGCTTCCGGAAACGGTGTCCGCCTACACGGTCAACAAGGTGTGCGGATCGAGCCTCAAGGCCGTCATGCTCGCGGCCGCCTCCGTTCGCGCGGGGGACGCCTCGATCGTCGTGGCCGGCGGCATGGAGAGCATGACGAACGCGCCCTACCTCCTGCGCCACGCGCGCGGAGGCTACCGCCTGGGCGACGGGATTCTCGTCGACGGCATGATCTACGACGGGCTCCTTGACGCTTACAACGGCTTCCACATGGGCCGCACCGGCGAGATCGTCGCGCAGCGCTTCCAGATCTCCCGCGAGGAGGCCGACCGGTTCGCGCTCGAAAGCCACCGGCGAGCGCAGGCGGCAAGCGAAGGGGGCGATTTCAAGGAGGAGGTCGTGCCCGTTCCCTTGCCCGGCGGCGGCACGCTCACGCGCGACGAGGGCATCCGCTCCGACACCACGCTCGAGAGGCTCGCACGGCTCAAGCCGGTGTTCAAGGAGGATGGCATCGTGACGGCGGGCAACGCAAGCCAGATCAGCGACGGCGGCGCGGCCGTCGTCGTGGCCTCGCGCGAGGCGGCCGAGGACCGGGGGCTTCCCGTCCTGGCCCGCGTCCGCGGCTCCAACACCGCCGGCGTGCGCCCGGACCTCGTGATGGAGGCGCCCATCTACGGCGCGCGCTCCCTCCTCGACCGTCTCGACCTTGGGATCGACGACATCGACCAATTCGAGCACAACGAGGCGTTTGCCACTGCGAGCTGCGCTGTGCGGCAGGAGCTCCGCGTCCCCCCGGATCGTTTCAACCCGTATGGCGGCGCCGTCGCGCTTGGCCACCCGCTTGGCGCCTCGGGCGCCCGCATCCTCACCACGCTCGTCCATGCGCTCCACCGCAAGAACAAGCGGCGCGGACTCGTCACGCTCTGCCTGGGCGGCGGAAACGCCGTGAGCATGGTGGTCGAGCGCTAG
- a CDS encoding ABC transporter permease, translating to MTAHPWSFSPRLAVATWRREVDVYRKLWKSTILSNMADPIVYLAAMGFGLGAYVVLPPQLAGVRYSEFLAPGLVASAVMMAATFEVAWNTYMRMHAERIYDALVATPAQLEDVVAGEILWAATRASIYGIVMTAVFAALGLVGSPLALAVVPLATLSGLAFGAIGMSYTASVRGMDQLTFYFTLFITPQFLFSGIFFPLDALPPFVQAAAKALPLHHVVEFNRAAFFGTLGLEHLVHVGYLAALLVAFYPIAVWRVKRLLVQ from the coding sequence ATGACCGCGCACCCCTGGTCGTTCTCGCCGCGCCTGGCCGTTGCGACCTGGCGACGCGAGGTGGACGTGTACCGGAAGCTCTGGAAGAGCACGATCCTCTCCAACATGGCCGACCCCATCGTGTACCTCGCCGCCATGGGCTTTGGGCTTGGCGCCTACGTCGTCCTGCCACCGCAGCTCGCCGGCGTGCGATACTCGGAATTCCTCGCGCCGGGCCTCGTCGCCTCCGCCGTCATGATGGCCGCCACCTTCGAGGTCGCGTGGAACACCTACATGCGCATGCACGCGGAGCGCATCTACGACGCGCTCGTGGCCACGCCCGCGCAGCTGGAGGACGTCGTGGCCGGCGAGATCCTGTGGGCGGCCACGCGCGCGAGCATCTACGGCATCGTCATGACGGCCGTGTTCGCGGCGCTTGGCCTCGTGGGAAGCCCGCTTGCGCTTGCGGTGGTTCCGCTGGCGACGCTCTCGGGGCTCGCCTTTGGCGCCATCGGCATGAGCTACACGGCCAGCGTGCGCGGCATGGACCAATTGACGTTCTACTTCACGCTCTTCATCACGCCGCAGTTCCTCTTCAGCGGCATCTTCTTCCCGCTCGACGCGCTTCCGCCCTTCGTGCAGGCGGCGGCAAAGGCCCTTCCGCTGCACCACGTCGTCGAGTTCAACCGCGCGGCGTTCTTCGGAACGCTTGGCTTGGAGCATCTGGTGCACGTCGGCTACCTTGCCGCGCTCCTGGTCGCGTTCTACCCGATCGCGGTCTGGCGCGTCAAGCGGCTGCTCGTGCAATAG